The DNA region taaagaagaagttaaagaaaaaCGAGCCTGTcatgaaattatgaaaaaataatatGTTAAATAACTAAGCCATTTTAAAAGGCTTTATTTAATTTGCATAATGGACCCGAGTTAATGACTTTTTCCTGCGTTTTAATGAGGCTTTGATCCCCTGACagtaattaaatacatttcattaaaatgtaGTGTATTTGTGGAGAGAAGAGTCATTTCTTTGTTTAAAAagcaatttttttaaaaatgcatttcataCCGACTCTGTTTACTGTGTTCTTTTACAGATCTCACTGTTCATTAGAGTCAACATTAAGATATCGTCAAACAGAAGAAACGGAAACATCCTACCtggtttctttgtgtgtttgtattcttTCCTGTGAAGAGGGTTTTTCCTGTGAGGGAACAAAAAGTCAAAGTTACAGTCAAATTATGTCAATAAACAAAGATTAATGTCACTTCCAGTCCGACACAGTGACGCAGATTTtcagtcaataaataaaaaaattaaaacatgaaagaCAGACGCATGTTTTTGGGTATTTTTAAGCCTTTCTTACAGACAGCAGAGAGTTGACAGGTAATGACAGTGAAGGAGGTGCACCAAAGTTCCCGGCCAGACTTTAAAGGAGGTGTTGCAGTTAATGGTTGGTGCTTTCGTCCCTCAGCTACAGGGACACTCCCACTAATTACTGCTTTAATGCAAAGTCTTATTCAACCacctgtgatgtgtgtgtgtgtgtgtgtgtgtgtgtgtctttgtgttggaCCTCCTGACAGGTAAAACATATCCTCTGATACCAACATAGCTGCACTAATATGGAGCATCTTAACATCATGTCATGTCTGCCATTAGTGTTTGCTTCATAGAGCCACCAGGTTTCCCATCACTCCCTTTCATCTGACTGCGCTGTGATGTCTGACCTGTAGCAGTCGGTGCCGTAGGGGCACTCAGGTCGGTCTGCCTCCTCagtctcctcctgctcctcctcctcctcatagtCAGTGTCACCGGGGTGACTGCACTCCTGGAAATGGAGCGGGTTCTTCCTGGAAACACAAACAAGGAGGTGATGAGGGATCTTCAGAAACACGCCGCTGCGCCCTCGTTACAGTGtgtacatttcatttaaagGAGCCAACAGTGGAGGTCCACAGGAGCCAGACTGGGGCTGGCTGTTCTTTTAAAGATGCAGTGAAGGCATAAAATCGATCAAGCAAATAATCAGAGCATCCGTCGTATGCAAATGCACTTTTACTAAAACTTAATGatttatgattaaaaacagACTCACGCACGGACGAGTAGCACGTCTGGGCACAAGTGTGTATTCCTGCTAAAATGCTATGCTCAGGGACGCTCAGGACACGCTACTCATTGACTCAAGAGTGTTTTATAGtgtaatgttttagtgaaatgaAAAGTGTTTGTGAAGTTTTATGGctactgggagaagtttgccttcagggcttaaAGCCAGATAGCCCTAAAGTTTAAGGAagaagatgatggtttgggttacaATGAAAGCACTTCCTCCAGAGAGAAAGACTTGTAGGTTAACTTattatcccatgtgctgtttaatgtgtgttggtGCTGTCGAAGTTTTAagtgctgtttttatttcttatggCCAAGAGCGAAAAAGAGTGGCAGCTTTTTCTGTAACTGGCTGTGTTTAGTAAGCACACAATATCGTCTCATATCGATCACAGGCTCCTGAATTGCATCGAATCATAACTGTATCATGGaggactttgtgatatcagcaaatatcctACTGCTATCAGAAGAACcgatataatattgtattgtgatgaaactagTGATTATACCCCTACCGCAcgcacagtgacagggctaactgttagcatcacacggctaacGCTACCTAACGGAGTAACGACAGAGTCGAGCCGTTTCGGTGTTGGTATAAGTTTGCTGGCACTGTTTAACAGTTCActgttggatgttagctgctgctgctgtgttagctcgtgctaaccggGCAGATGTTGGACTAACCCTTTGCTGGCACCAAGAGGAGAGCGGctctggagacagcagcaacagaaagttggCAGACTCTACACTGTCGTGGCGCGGTATTATGTGACATGCATCAAGTGCCGCCCCGAGCACACACTGGACACGTCACGCTGCAGCCCGTTAACAGACAATCACACAAAGTAACTACTAATTAGAAGATCTGTACCTCTTTCAGCTCTGCGTCAGATTCAAATCATGTGAGGACAcctttaataaaagttgatttctcacctgaagagttGATCTCTTCTACGAAtcgccaggcaatatctttttggccatgaTCTTCATAATTTCGGGACTGTGGGTTATTTAGCTTGGGAGAGCTTAGAGTTCTCTTTGTAtcaatggtgaggagaggagtcaaaCTGTtgtaggagcagagaaaaagctgCTGtgggagctggtatgtacaagcagaaaGCAAGTgcggaaataggacagtggcgtgAAGTGCCGCGGGGCTGCACTTCCAGGAGCCACCACCACGCATCTAGCCACAAttggtgtggggttgtacactgaaaatgaaagggGCGTATTTTTCGACGAGTGTCATTTGCCACCactgtgttttggccttaacgTGTCCAACACTTGGTGAACAACAGGTGGAACTGGTTGAGGAATATTTAGGATTGCACTAAACATGCAAATGTGTTATCAATTAACACAGAGCAAAGTCCGCAGTCGGGGAAAAGTCCGCTTTCAGTGTCAGCGCTGGTGTAGAAGCATAGACTTGGTTGGACATTCATGCACACAGGAAAAGGCGAGGAAAGGAAAGGTTTCCTGTTGACAGCCATGACCTCTTCTCTGTTCACTGGAGGATTGCAGCCATGTGTAAAGGGAAACCTATTCCTCCAACTTTGTGTAGCCAAGTTTATTCACTCCAAACCAGCTGATGGAAACGTCCCTAATTCGCATTTCTTTTTTGCAACATTTCAAAAATTCGCTTGACTTTAAACACGACTCCTGTAAATGAGGGTCAGTGTTCACTCTCAGCCCACAGAGACGATCCCCACCAGTGAAGTTTGGGAGATAAATCAGTGTGGCTGCTCTTCTCTACTGCAGCCCTACTTTGTGATTTAAGTTTGAAAGAAAATCTTATAACATTCATGTTCAGCTTTATTGGCTTTGACATAATCCCTCATCTTAAATTCAAGAAGGAACATCTCTTGCGGCTAAAGGCAGAGACACGAGGCGGCTGCTTTGAGAAGCTTTTGGACCGATTCAGTTTTGGCTCGCTTCATGTTTATCAGCTCAAGTGCACTTTATCTCATCTGTGTTGGAAACCGAGCCACATCAAAGAGGAAGCCCCCTGGCAGGACACGAAATAAATTCATCCTTTAACTAGGGCCGTAATGGTACGTGTATtcgtgtcgaaccgttcggtacgcaactttcggttcggcacgaccctgtaccaaattattgggcgcaggatattattttattttattttgttttattttaattccgtttttgcgagccgaaccatttaaaatatctagttccccgacggacataattgagtgacggaccgagtccaaccgtaaatctccgctttcactttgtgcatggtgtgggttaaaatgaaaaagaaagtgacaaacacataagccgtgagcctgctctgcctcaaaattgtttaagctgcactttagatataagcatgttttgtttactgcactttaacaaagtgggaaagctaagtaagttcctagtaaaactgaatctgagcaggctttaaagctgaccagctgcactacactttttattttaattgagtaaaactgttaaagcagaaatgtatatttatatttttcattcaaaaaatgtgttaaaaaaacagcaggattttatttttcacttttatatttctattttcattcaaacaatgtgaaaaagcaggattttatatatatttgtttcattcaaaaattgtgtaaaaagagttaactgctgtggtggtatgttttaataaggttaccaataagtaaaagatatttaatagttgtctatttttttcattactgtaccgaaaaaaaacgaaccgtgacttgtgtaccgaggtacgtaccgaaccgagatttttgtgcaccgttacacccctacctttaacttttttcttttttttttttatctctgaaGAAGCTCAGCTGATGTGTTTGTGCACAGGTAGACGTACCTGTAGCAGTCCTTCCCGTATGGACACGGCGTTCTGAGTTGAGGTTTAGACGCAGAGCTGCTGACGGACTGTGCTTGTTTAGTCTGCTGTCCTCCATTTTTCGTGGTGTTAAGGTCAGCTGTAGatgtctctcctcctgctccctcCTGGTCCACGGTGAAGCCGTCAGACTCGTCGCTCACCTCAGGCCTCTTGGATTCCCTCTGCCGCTGGACGGAGGGCCGCTGTGAAGGAACGTCCTGAGAGTcaacaacagagacacaaagggTTTCATTAGTCTGTAAAGACGACATAGAGACATTTTGTGGACACTTAGTGAAAGTGTGATTTTACAGGTTGGATGGACAGAAGGCCTTATTTGGACCAAAAATGATTATTATAGAAAGACCTGTGTTAAGAGCCACCGACTACTCGCTAACAACTGCACTCAACTGTTTTAGACTgagctgcttcttcttcttcttcatcatcactgatctttcttctcctcttcttcggCATCTCCTCCTCACTGACCTCCGCCCCCTCAGATGAGGAGGTCTTGGTGGTTGTGGCCTTTTTGGCTGCCGCTCCTTTAGTGCTGGTCGACGCTGCAGCTCCTCTACTTCTCTTCGCAGCTGTCTGAACTACAACAGAGAGAAGCATCATTTTCAGAGGATCATACAGCAACTAGAGCCCGACGGATACTAAACTACAATTACCGCcgtgtggttgtatgactccgcccaccagtccagtgtctctgacagtctccatccatgtcagtgaaaacatggatgcttcacacacagaagatctatacaatcagcacagtttcaagattagagtcaccaattcagtatctgaccaaatgtctccccttctgttcctgagatatgacgctgagtaaTGGACAGGAAGGTGTTTGATGTCGAACATTATGACAGAACAgtgaaactgacctttgaccatttgGGTCATCGCTTCAACATTTTATCCtgtgagacatttgtgtgaagttttgtcataattagcgtaggaattcttgagttatggccaaaaccatgttttgtgaggtcacactgaccttcgACCACAAAATTCTTATAAGTTCATTCTTtggtccaagtggacgtttgtgtcacattcaaagaaattcccttaaggtgttcttgaggtatcatGTTCAGGAGAacaagacagatgcaaggtcacagtgaccttgacctttgggaCGTACGAATGGACGGACAACCCATAAACATAATGCTGGAGTGCGGAGGCTTAAAAGTGTCGAGTTTCATTGTGCAAAATCtgttaaaaattaataatagtTTGCATTGTTTGCATGATTCAAAATTTAAATGTTCAATTCTCAGAACTGTTGGGTTTTTAATCTGACAGCTGCTTAATACTTCATTTTATACAACTTACAGGAGGGGAagtatttagatttttttactCAGTGACAGTACCAGTACAACAAAGTAAATATACTCCATTACATGTCAATGTCCTGCATTAGAAGTACAGAATTATCACCAGCAAAATTATTTCAAgtggtaaaagtaaaagtacatgtGTGGTAAAATGTCTCCTGTGATACTGTGAGACACTGTCAGAGAGttaatactgaagcatcagAGTGAGAGCAGCCTGTTACTGTTGAAGCTGCTGCAGGTGGAGCCAGTTTGAACTCTTATATATATACAGTTagtttagaccagtggttcccaacatggGGGCTGGGCCCCTCCAAAGGGCCAtaagataaatctgaggggtcgtCAAATGATTAATGGGAGAGAGTAGGAGGAAACTAAATTCTGATACACTCATTTTGGGGATGTACTGATTTACTGGCTGAACATCGGTATCAGTGATTACTGATGGCAGTGACCGATATTtgtctgttgtgtcacatcattTTTGGGCAGACTAAAAAGCAGAACTCAACACCAATGGCGTCTCGTCGTCCTGGGgacaacagaaaatgtgttgGGGACGAGCAGAAATCTTCACCAGGACGCCGTCGGGATGAAAGGATGCAATAAACTCACTATAGACACGCCgtgttgtttccctgataaAGTTACAAACTGAGAGCTCACAGAGGCTGCTTTGAGTTACGCTATGATGCGTTCAATATctcttcagtaaaaatgagtaaggtaaattataacatcttcatgatgtgttcaaggtaATCtagtaaaatgtagtttttggtgagaaacttgaataaaaacagctgtttgaagtaaacatttttatgatgttttcacagaaatataaaactacgacggagtattagggccacaatgaaggaaaaaaaattcggagattttgagaataaagttgtaatattaggactttattctcgtaatattacaagaaaaaactcgtaatattacgagaacAAAGTCTTAACTGCGAAAAGGAcgtaatattacaagaataaagtcgtaatttTTAAGGAAATCAACAACAAGCAGAACGGGTTAGAGGATGAACCTGCTTGTGGCAGCTGCTCTTTGTCTCAGATGCATTGCCTTGAAACACACATAATACTACGAGTTTTTTCTCGAAAtgttacgactttattctcaaaatctccgaattttttttttcttcaatataCTCCGTCGTATATTAGAGAGGGagttatgatttattttatatagCGAAAAGACTTTTGAAGcagttgctttttttattttaatcaacaGTTACATGATTTTCTTCACGTGAAAGAACGTTATAAAAAtgtgtatgattgaatttgtgcgcattcaaaggcagtgtggtgaatgactttaaaacagtccAGTTTTTTTGTAAAGTAGATTTCTTTTgcacaaaagggggaataaataaaaacaaaaataacgaCAGTTTAGAAACAGGTACAAAGACAGTATCTTCAAGAAGTACAGAAATGATTTCATGCACACTCAGAGTGAGACTGTTGTCGGTATGCTTAGTTCATATTTTCGTATTTGTCTTAAAAACGGGGTAAAATTGGTTGTCAGGCATTAAGAAGTGTAGTGGTGTAGATGTGTGGTTGATTGATTGTGAGGAGAGAGTATTTATGTAATAGTCTGCTTAGTGATGGATTAGAAAGACTAGACAAGCCTGTTGCTTCCCTCTCCTTTTCAGACATGAAATGTGAATTTATATTTCTCATTGTAACTCTGTTTATGATTTCtcatttgtctctgttttgtaaGTTTTTTTCTACAATATATTCTATCCTATTCAAAACCATTGGTATCAACTATCGGtcaaattcttattttaaacattggtatCTCCCCAGAATTTCACAGTCAGTGCATCCCtgacatatttatatttgttttatcaGACTTTTTGCAAATCTACAAAGTAACTACAGGTGTCAGATAACTGTCGTTCagtaaaactgtaaaatactTAAGATGCatacaagtacctcaaactTGCACTTGACTGCAGTCAAAGCCATGATGTGACTGTGAACACGTCAGTGAAAAAGTCTCACTGAATAAAAGCAGAGTGATGTTTCTGAACGACAGCGAGAGCTTTACAGGTTTCTCTTTAGGGAACTGGAACTTTTCCATCAGCCCACTCTGCCCAGTTTGCTTCAGCTGTTTAAGGGCAGCAGAGTGGATGGACGCAGTAATGGAGGCAGTGATGAAGTTACAGAGGGTCCATCCAGCAGAGCAGAGCCGTCTGCTTTCCTTCACAGTAAATATTACAGCAGCAGACACTCAAACGGCAGCACTCaggggaaacacagtgacacacacacacacacacacacacacacacacacacacacacacacacgaaggcTTCTTTTATCTCCTATAATTATCAGAGAACATCCTGATACACAGAGAAAGGATAACCGCTGTGTTACACTTTTACTTATTCTCTTGTTGACGTCACTTCATCCATTATCACAGCGGTCCGCCTGCTTAACACTCTCACACTGTGTGTCGGGTTCAGCTGCTATTTAAGGTCAACAAATGCCTGCAGTGTGTTAGTGGCGTCCCGTCAGCAGCACCTGGACAACATCAGCTGAAAACAGACACTCATTCCTCCACCAGACACGGAGCGATGTTCTAACACTGCTTGGATGGAGACAGATTGAATATGTGGCAGCACGTCGTTGCTGGGTGTCATGTTTCCGTCACTGCTGatcggagctggagctgataactACCTGTGAtgactgcagagtcatttgccCAACATTTCCCACTAAATACAAAACCCAAATGTTGATGTTTTCTTGTCTGGTGGGAAAGATGACTTCAGACATTGAGGAATTTAAAAAACGGGAACTTTTAAGAATTTTTTAGAACCTTTTTAGAGGAACCGGTACATGTATTGTGATGTAACGACAGATCCATTCACAGACCTGGACAGTTCAGGTTTAAGTTTGCCAGTGTGGACGgacacatgaaaataaaacacaataaaccCATGAATCATGAGCACAGTACCTTTGAGACTGGGGGAGGAGGACGGACtctgtgcagctgctgcagctgccatcATCCACGCAGGTAAAACTCTTTTCTTGGTTACAGGTGGAGTGACGTCTCTCTGGTCGTCGGCGTCTTCTTCTTTTGGTTGTGCAGAGTCTCCCTTCATGAAAACAGAGAGCAGTTCTCAATAATGTCTGGTGGGTTTATCATCAGTTTAACAAGTTTAACTAACAGAATGTGACTCCTGAAACTGGTGTGAAGACATCTCACGACAGAAACAGCAGAGCTTCTTTCCTCGCCGATGATCATTGGTGGAGTCATTAAGATTTGATATAATCAGCTAATGATGAGAAGCTGATATCTGAAGGCTTTGTGCTCAAATCTTTGTTGCCAACAGCGGGAGAGATTCTGTTAGCGTCACAGTTTATCCATGTATTTCATCAACCTCATGGTCTGAACTCAgagtctgtgtcactgctggACACACTCCCGCTCTCATTGGCCCTCATTTATTAATCTAACAGAAATCTAGCAGAAATCATCTACCGTTGGGATTCGTGTGTGATTCATGTAACGATCACAGCGTAGGAATGATCGGCGTTGATAAATGTGGCAGCTGAAAACAATCACCCCTACATGTTCTCACTTTATATTCTCGTACTGAAATCATTACATATGTCGTCAGTACGGTTTTGACGTGGTCGTTTTCTCGCTAAAACTTAGCAGAGCAAGCTGTGGTGTAAAAACGTGCCGACGCCACACGTGAAGGTTATAAGATAGCTGTTAGTTATTTTGAGCGTCTCTCAGAGTTGCAGCAGGTTGGTTGAATTTTGCGTGTTAGCTGTTGTTAGTAGCAGTGAACTGAATGGACCCAGCAGTGGACCGGTGAAGTGCTGCCCCCTATTTGTTTGGAGCGTGTGGACAGGTTTAcgcactgctcctttaaaagtTCTGTATGTAACTCTGGCTGCACCCAACGATTATTCTTTTATCAATGAATCTGACAATTATTTTTtcgattagttgattaatctaATAATTTGTCCATTATTctaaaggttgttttttttttaatctgattaATAGAAcacttaaagcaacacttagctttctggaaattttacgcttttctttgtttaggttaaaatgctatcaataagctgatggcacactgaaatgtaagtgaattccaccagaaataaaaactcataattagaCCACTCTCATATGGTTGTAAGAAAACTGCTACGTCGAGCTAGCCCTGAGATGACCGTgacctactgtagcgtagcctctgaaactgAAAGGAAAGTGACGGAAATGATTTACAGACTGTAACAGCAGTCTGCAACGTTAAAGTCGTTCTCTTGCTCATGCATGCCTGTTAacataaacagaaaatataaaatggcCGAATAACATTGTTAGATGACGCATGATGTCATGTCAGCAGCGGTGCAGAAAATTTACCtgacctgctgttttttttgggggcatttttagcctttaatggataggacagacaagtatgaaa from Epinephelus fuscoguttatus linkage group LG3, E.fuscoguttatus.final_Chr_v1 includes:
- the aplf gene encoding aprataxin and PNK-like factor isoform X1, translating into MSGFDLVPVDGGDPVHLPPGETVLGRGALLGITDKRVSRLHGLLENLDGQLRLKPTHVNPCFVQSSLTDEPQPLQRDTWYPLHHGDLFSLLPGRFIYKVVAVGEEDRTPRNSQMFEEEKEELPVSPKPDVEQPLPPPSPPPSPPPVGQTPPHEEPTPAAPSDQEEADDTSSNKGDSAQPKEEDADDQRDVTPPVTKKRVLPAWMMAAAAAAQSPSSSPSLKVQTAAKRSRGAAASTSTKGAAAKKATTTKTSSSEGAEVSEEEMPKKRRRKISDDEEEEEAAQSKTDVPSQRPSVQRQRESKRPEVSDESDGFTVDQEGAGGETSTADLNTTKNGGQQTKQAQSVSSSASKPQLRTPCPYGKDCYRKNPLHFQECSHPGDTDYEEEEEQEETEEADRPECPYGTDCYRKNPLHRKEYKHTKKPARTTRTAPKKTPADDEDEDEDFGDDDSFINDDSEDLGDDSDYVPPGSDDSGKEDIKGLQKEAKAFVKRRK
- the aplf gene encoding aprataxin and PNK-like factor isoform X2 — translated: MSGFDLVPVDGGDPVHLPPGETVLGRGALLGITDKRVSRLHGLLENLDGQLRLKPTHVNPCFVQSSLTDEPQPLQRDTWYPLHHGDLFSLLPGRFIYKVVAVGEEDRTPRNSQMFEEEKEELPVSPKPDVEQPLPPPSPPPSPPPVGQTPPHEEPTPAAPSDQEEADDTSSNKGDSAQPKEEDADDQRDVTPPVTKKRVLPAWMMAAAAAAQSPSSSPSLKVQTAAKRSRGAAASTSTKGAAAKKATTTKTSSSEGAEVSEEEMPKKRRRKISDDEEEEEAAQSKTDVPSQRPSVQRQRESKRPEVSDESDGFTVDQEGAGGETSTADLNTTKNGGQQTKQAQSVSSSASKPQLRTPCPYGKDCYRTRSISRSAVTPVTLTMRRRRSRRRLRRQTDLSAPTAPTATGKTLFTGKNTNTQRNQLALHEPPPKRRLLMMKTKTRTLGTTTASLMMTARIWAMTQTTSLLAQTTAVRRTSKDYRRKRRPL